The proteins below come from a single Maylandia zebra isolate NMK-2024a linkage group LG23, Mzebra_GT3a, whole genome shotgun sequence genomic window:
- the LOC143414897 gene encoding uncharacterized protein LOC143414897, with the protein MMCVVIAVIKYSCSFCLISDSIISPASMYAELTDSALDEHVQDIVAGNEQIGPEAVRASLRVRGLRVQRRRVRASMLRINPGAAAIRAVLRRPERRTYQVAGPNSLWHIDGNHKLIRWRIVIHGAIDGYSRLVVFLHASNNNRSSTVLSSFIRAVVSYGVPSRVRTDRGGENNAVCLMMNIFRGFDRGSALRGRSTHNQRIERLWGDLWRGMTNVYCDLFHHLEEEGIIDIDNEMHLWALHYIYLPRINRDLKDFTQQWNNHGLRTERHLSPLQIFVRGSLQQQGRASTAMQDIFQTRAAAADGTIGGTADGGVTATESETTAAQGSGADSGGGAAAHGTDELGLLVDWPERITVPDIEFTLDGMVMEQVVELFNPLSGTRGSHGIELITGLIYFLDSTYH; encoded by the exons ATGATGTGTGTTGTTATAGCAGTGATAAAATACTCGTGTTCTTTTTGTCTGATTTCAGACAGTATCATTTCACCTGCATCAATGTATGCGGAACTGACTGACAGTGCGCTGGATGAACATGTGCAGGACATTGTCGCTGGCAATGAACAAATTGGTCCTGAGGCTGTCAGAGCCTCCCTGCGAGTACGTGGACTACGTGTACAGCGAAGGAGGGTTCGAGCAAGCATGCTACGGATAAATCCTGGAGCAGCTGCCATAAGAGCAGTTTTGCGGAGACCAGAACGAAGAACATATCAGGTTGCAGGTCCAAACTCATTGTGGCACATTGATGGAAATCACAAGCTGATAAG GTGGAGGATAGTCATTCATGGGGCTATTGATGGATACAGTCGTCTTGTGGTCTTCCTTCATGCCTCAAACAACAACCGTAGCAGTACTGTTTTATCAAGTTTCATCAGAGCCGTGGTATCCTATGGTGTACCCTCGAGGGTCCGGACAGACAGAGGAGGGGAAAACAATGCTGTCTGCCTGATGATGAACATTTTCAGAGGCTTTGATCGTGGAAGTGCCCTAAGAGGAAGGAGTACCCATAATCAGAGAATTGAGAGGCTCTGGGGTGATCTGTGGCGAGGAATGACCAATGTGTACTGTGATTTATTTCACCACCTGGAGGAGGAAGGCATCATTGACATTGACAATGAAATGCACCTTTGGGCTCTCCATTACATCTATCTCCCAAGGATCAACAGAGATTTGAAAGACTTCACTCAACAGTGGAACAATCATGGCTTGCGGACAGAGAGACACTTGAGCCCATTACAGATTTTTGTCCGAGGCAGCCTCCAGCAACAGGGCCGAGCCTCAACTGCCATGCAGGACATCTTTCAGaccagagcagctgctgctgatggGACTATTGGTGGGACAGCTGATGGTGGTGTGACAGCCACTGAGAGTGAGACGACTGCTGCTCAGGGCTCAGGTGCAGATTCTGGTGGTGGTGCTGCTGCTCATGGTACAGATGAGCTGGGATTGCTGGTCGACTGGCCTGAGAGGATTACTGTGCCAGACATTGAATTTACTCTGGACGGAATGGTGATGGAGCAAGTGGTAGAACTGTTTAATCCACTAAGTGGCACCAGAGGGAGTCATGGTATTGAGCTCATCACTGGCTTAATATACTTTCTGGACTCCACATATCACTGA
- the LOC106674595 gene encoding putative E3 ubiquitin-protein ligase HERC4, translated as MSERSAVFRRRVTDIRDRMNAQFNRLLNQDDSEEGTSLLQSFGVFRQQHGGGPVRRPRGGRTRHRQLTFKVSVLRNPTLTQYRSHRDATPATRVVVPVNLNAAEFRQALRDNIADIPLQFDLCKVNGQRLILPLEEETPQEIRARNLLGRSNLYIRPKITEANEDSTGGEVVQSEMAIVLHDTETPDHSRHNVQEPEVIREEFYIDSAESEVSDLDEAVLASPEQNDSHDEMDLATVLKDFQETHLDTSNYCAIIARRRKILHSACMALSKSYFAWHKLPNIEFVGEMADDYGGPRREFFRLLMVETQNSLGIFEGKPGSLLFSYSQQLLSSNKFYTAGKLIAWSIAHNGPGPRYINRHLFCMMCGQKTSLDDFDVEVFMDEDIKQNIEKVSSCSTPEDLADLKSHLGDWIAGCGIPDIYTATLLDVKRIRGEIVSHFAFHRVASMIQQFVAGMDSCGRFWQMVKRCWKQFLPVFTNAGNKLTRNSFQDLFTIGWSPAGSNRHEEEEATIFQWEWWLMAIQEREVDHTFEELVFITGADLLPPLGFPQSCNIDFYDQESGMRRIPYTSTCSLSLYLPRGVADEDQFKDLMNDALKGSLGFGKV; from the exons ATGTCCGAACGGAGCGCTGTATTTCGACGGAGAGTCACTGATATCAGAGACAGAATGAATGCCCAATTTAACCGGCTACTGAATCAAGATGACAGTGAAGAGGGGACATCTCTTCTACAAAG CTTTGGAGTTTTCCGCCAACAGCACGGAGGTGGGCCAGTGCGCAGACCAAGAGGCGGGAGAACCAGACATCGCCAGTTAACGTTTAAGGTGTCAGTACTAAGGAATCCCACACTGACACAGTACCGATCTCATAGGG ATGCCACTCCTGCTACTCGGGTGGTCGTTCCTGTAAACCTAAATGCAGCTGAATTCAGGCAGGCACTACGGGACAATATTGCAGACATACCCTTGCAGTTTGATCTATGCAAAGTGAATGGACAGCGGCTCATTCTTCCTCTTGAAGAGGAGACGCCCCAAGAAATTAGAGCAAGAAACCTACTGGGTCGCTCCAATCTTTATATCCGTCCAAAG ATTACAGAAGCCAATGAGGACTCAACTGGTGGAGAAGTTGTGCAGTCTGAGATGGCAAT TGTGCTGCATGACACCGAGACACCTGACCATAGCAGGCACAATGTACAGGAGCCAGAGGTTATCAG GGAAGAGTTTTACATCGACTCTGCAGAGTCAGAAGTATCAGACCTGGATGAGGCTGTCCTGGCTTCCCCTGAACAAAATGACTCACAT GACGAGATGGACCTTGCGACTGTGTTGAAAGATTTCCAGGAAACGCATCTTGACACCAGCAATTATTGTGCAATAATAGCCCGACGTAGGAAAATCCTACATAGTGCCTGCATGGCACTTTCCAAGTCATATTTTGCGTGGCATAAATTGCCAAATATTGAATTTGTTGGTGAAATGGCCGATGATTATGGAGGCCCAAGGCGGGAATTTTTTCG CTTACTTATGGTCGAAACTCAGAATTCCCTAGGGATTTTTGAGGGGAAGCCTGGCAGTCTGTTGTTCAGCTATAGCCAGCAGTTGCTGTCAAGCAACAAGTTTTATACGGCTGGTAAACTGATTGCTTGGTCAATAGCACACAATGGGCCAGGGCCACGGTATATCAACAGACACCTGTTCTGTATGATGTGTGGCCAGAAGACATCTCTTGATGACTTCGATGTAGAGGTCTTCATGGACGAAGACATCAAACAGAACATAGAAAAG GTTTCCAGCTGCAGCACCCCAGAAGACCTGGCAGACTTGAAAAGTCACCTTGGGGACTGGATTGCAGGCTGTGGTATCCCTGACATCTACACTGCCACACTACTTGATGTTAAGAGGATAAGGGGCGAGATTGTATCTCATTTTGCGTTTCACAG GGTTGCCAGCATGATTCAGCAGTTTGTTGCCGGTATGGACTCGTGTGGTCGGTTCTGGCAAATGGTGAAGAGATGCTGGAAGCAGTTCCTTCCTGTATTTACAAATGCAGGAAATAAACTTACAAGGAACAGCTTCCAGGATCTCTTCACCATTGGATGGAGTCCAGCTGGAAGTAACAGACATGAAGAAGAGGAAGCAACCATCTTTCAGTGGGAATGGTGGCTTATGGCCATTCAGG AGCGAGAGGTGGACCACACATTTGAAGAGCTCGTCTTTATAACTGGGGCTGACTTGCTTCCACCACTGGGGTTCCCACAGTCCTGCAACATCGACTTCTACGATCAGGAGTCAGGGATGCGGCGTATCCCGTACACATCAACGTGCAGCTTATCCCTGTATCTCCCAAGAGGTGTTGCAGATGAAGATCAATTCAAAGATCTTATGAATGATGCCTTAAAAGGATCCCTGGGATTTGGAAAGGTGTAG
- the LOC112429820 gene encoding cytochrome P450 2J4 isoform X1, which translates to MWFSNFVLSTEGVLLSFFFILLIAYYFKNRNPRNFPPGPFALPLLGNLQFIGKKHLHLYFAELAEVYGNVFSFCFGRDKMVMISGYKMVKEALVTQADNFVDRPYSALADRFYSGPTEGLFMSNGGKWKAQRRFALSTLRDFGLGKNRMEQCICEEIRYLQEEIEQEKGKLFSAAGLFNNAVSNIVCQLVMGKRYDYSDHNFQLMLKYLSETLQLEGSVWGQLYDSFPGVMKRLPGPHNKMFSYFDIVKDFIAQEIKSHKEDLDHNNPRDYIDAFLIKMENLNESDLGFTETNLVMCSADLFLAGTETTATTLLWALVFLIRNPDIQEKVQAEIDNVIGQTRQPSMADRPNLPYTDAVIHEIQRMGNIVPLNGLRIAAKDITLDGYHIPMGTSVLPVLTSVLFDKTEWETPDTFNPGHFLDADGKFVKREAFLPFSAGKRMCLGESLAKMELFLFFVGLLQKFTFSVPDGVELSTEGVSGITRVPEPFKVHTKTR; encoded by the exons ATGTGGTTTTCCAATTTTGTGCTGAGCACTGAGGgggttttactttcatttttctttatccTTTTGATCGCATACTACTTCAAAAACAGGAATCCAAGAAATTTTCCGCCTGGACCTTTTGCTTTACCTCTCCTCGGGAATCTTCAGTTTATTGGCAAGAAACATTTGCATCTTTACTTCGCTGAG CTGGCTGAAGTCTATGGGAACGTGTTCAGTTTCTGCTTCGGCAGGGATAAAATGGTAATGATCTCTGGATATAAGATGGTAAAAGAGGCTCTGGTGACGCAAGCTGACAACTTTGTGGATCGACCATACAGTGCCCTGGCTGACAGGTTTTACTCGGGACCCACAG AGGGTCTGTTCATGAGCAACGGTGGGAAATGGAAGGCACAGAGACGCTTTGCTTTGTCTACATTACGAGACTTCGGCCTGGGGAAGAACCGCATGGAACAGTGTATCTGTGAGGAGATCCGATACCTGCAGGAGGAGATAGAGCAGGAGAAAG gtaAACTTTTCAGTGCAGCAGGTCTCTTCAACAATGCTGTGTCTAATATAGTTTGCCAGCTGGTGATGGGGAAAAGATATGATTACAGTGACCACAACTTCCAGCTCATGCTGAAGTATCTGTCGGAGACTCTTCAGCTGGAGGGCTCTGTATGGGGTCAG CTCTACGACTCTTTCCCTGGAGTGATGAAGCGTTTGCCAGGTCCTCATAACAAAATGTTCAGCTATTTCGACATAGTCAAAGATTTCATCGCTCAGGAGATAAAGAGCCACAAGGAGGACCTGGATCACAACAATCCAAGAGACTACATTGATGCTTTCCTTATCAAGATGGAGAAT CTCAATGAATCTGACCTGGGCTTCACTGAGACCAACCTGGTTATGTGCTCTGCTGATCTTTTCCTGGCTGGAACAGAAACAACAGCCACCACTTTGCTGTGGGCTCTGGTTTTCTTGATCAGAAATCCTGATATTCAGG AGAAAGTCCAGGCAGAGATAGATAACGTGATTGGACAAACCCGCCAGCCTTCCATGGCTGACAGACCAAATCTGCCCTACACCGATGCCGTCATCCACGAGATTCAGAGGATGGGAAATATTGTTCCTCTCAATGGACTCAGAATTGCCGCCAAGGATATAACTCTGGATGGTTACCACATACCTATG GGTACCAGTGTGTTGCCTGTACTCACCTCTGTGCTGTTTGACAAGACTGAATGGGAGACTCCAGACACCTTCAACCCAGGACACTTCCTGGATGCTGATGGGAAGTTTGTGAAGAGAGAAGCATTCCTACCTTTCTCTGCAG GGAAGCGTATGTGTCTTGGTGAAAGCCTCGCCAAGATGGAGCTGTTCCTGTTTTTTGTCGGCTTGCTGCAGAAGTTCACTTTCTCTGTTCCTGATGGAGTGGAGCTGAGCACAGAGGGAGTTTCTGGAATTACACGTGTGCCTGAACCCTTCAAGGTTCACACCAAGACTCGCTGA
- the LOC112429820 gene encoding cytochrome P450 2J4 isoform X2 gives MVMISGYKMVKEALVTQADNFVDRPYSALADRFYSGPTEGLFMSNGGKWKAQRRFALSTLRDFGLGKNRMEQCICEEIRYLQEEIEQEKGKLFSAAGLFNNAVSNIVCQLVMGKRYDYSDHNFQLMLKYLSETLQLEGSVWGQLYDSFPGVMKRLPGPHNKMFSYFDIVKDFIAQEIKSHKEDLDHNNPRDYIDAFLIKMENLNESDLGFTETNLVMCSADLFLAGTETTATTLLWALVFLIRNPDIQEKVQAEIDNVIGQTRQPSMADRPNLPYTDAVIHEIQRMGNIVPLNGLRIAAKDITLDGYHIPMGTSVLPVLTSVLFDKTEWETPDTFNPGHFLDADGKFVKREAFLPFSAGKRMCLGESLAKMELFLFFVGLLQKFTFSVPDGVELSTEGVSGITRVPEPFKVHTKTR, from the exons ATGGTAATGATCTCTGGATATAAGATGGTAAAAGAGGCTCTGGTGACGCAAGCTGACAACTTTGTGGATCGACCATACAGTGCCCTGGCTGACAGGTTTTACTCGGGACCCACAG AGGGTCTGTTCATGAGCAACGGTGGGAAATGGAAGGCACAGAGACGCTTTGCTTTGTCTACATTACGAGACTTCGGCCTGGGGAAGAACCGCATGGAACAGTGTATCTGTGAGGAGATCCGATACCTGCAGGAGGAGATAGAGCAGGAGAAAG gtaAACTTTTCAGTGCAGCAGGTCTCTTCAACAATGCTGTGTCTAATATAGTTTGCCAGCTGGTGATGGGGAAAAGATATGATTACAGTGACCACAACTTCCAGCTCATGCTGAAGTATCTGTCGGAGACTCTTCAGCTGGAGGGCTCTGTATGGGGTCAG CTCTACGACTCTTTCCCTGGAGTGATGAAGCGTTTGCCAGGTCCTCATAACAAAATGTTCAGCTATTTCGACATAGTCAAAGATTTCATCGCTCAGGAGATAAAGAGCCACAAGGAGGACCTGGATCACAACAATCCAAGAGACTACATTGATGCTTTCCTTATCAAGATGGAGAAT CTCAATGAATCTGACCTGGGCTTCACTGAGACCAACCTGGTTATGTGCTCTGCTGATCTTTTCCTGGCTGGAACAGAAACAACAGCCACCACTTTGCTGTGGGCTCTGGTTTTCTTGATCAGAAATCCTGATATTCAGG AGAAAGTCCAGGCAGAGATAGATAACGTGATTGGACAAACCCGCCAGCCTTCCATGGCTGACAGACCAAATCTGCCCTACACCGATGCCGTCATCCACGAGATTCAGAGGATGGGAAATATTGTTCCTCTCAATGGACTCAGAATTGCCGCCAAGGATATAACTCTGGATGGTTACCACATACCTATG GGTACCAGTGTGTTGCCTGTACTCACCTCTGTGCTGTTTGACAAGACTGAATGGGAGACTCCAGACACCTTCAACCCAGGACACTTCCTGGATGCTGATGGGAAGTTTGTGAAGAGAGAAGCATTCCTACCTTTCTCTGCAG GGAAGCGTATGTGTCTTGGTGAAAGCCTCGCCAAGATGGAGCTGTTCCTGTTTTTTGTCGGCTTGCTGCAGAAGTTCACTTTCTCTGTTCCTGATGGAGTGGAGCTGAGCACAGAGGGAGTTTCTGGAATTACACGTGTGCCTGAACCCTTCAAGGTTCACACCAAGACTCGCTGA